The Oceanidesulfovibrio indonesiensis DNA segment CGATAGTCTTGCAGTCCTTGAGGGCTTCCTGGATGACCTGCACGGCGTTGGCCACGTCCTCGCCGTAGGCCACGCCGGTCATCAGCACCACTCGGCGGGAACGGTCGTACGTCAGCACGTTCACGGGATTCTTGAACAGCGAAGCGTTGGGCATGACCACGATTTCGTCATCCACGGTGCGGATGATGGTCATGCGCACCGTGACGTCCTCCACCTTGCCGGTGATGCCCTGGCACTCGATGAAGTCGCCTTGCTCGAACGGGAATTTCCAGAGGATGAGGAACCCGGCGAAGAAGTTCTCGAAAATGTCGCGGAAAGCGAAGCCCACGGCGATGGAAACCACGCCCAAAGCGCCGAGTGCCCGAGTGGGCGTGAGCCCTGGGAAAACGACCATGGCCGTCAGCAACAGGCCCACCCCCCACAGGCCTGCGCTGAGCATGCGCTCGATGAGCTGCTTGAGCGAGCCGCGCATGCTGGATCTCGCCAGGCTGCGGCTCACCATGCGGATGATGATCCGCTCCAGGATCCAAACGACGAGCAGAACCAGGAGGCCCGCCGCGATGAACGGAAGGTAGTTGAGGAAATCCTCCCAGATTGCGCGGAGCGTCTTGTCTATCTGCTCCCAGATGAAGGCCGGCTCGAAGAGCGTCTCGTCCATGCAGTGGTCCCGTGCTCGCTCGGACTACTTCTGCGTGGCCTGCTCGGCCACAGCCTTGGCCCGGGCCGCGATCTCATCGGGATTGCCCAGGTAGAAGCTTTCGATGGGTTTGAGCTTGGCGTCGAGCTTATAGATGAGCGGCACGCCGGTGGGGATGTTCAGCTGGGAGATTTCTTCGTCGCCCATGTTGTCCAGGTATTTGACCAGGGCGCGCAGGCTGTTTCCGTGCGCGGAAACGAGGACGCGTCTGCCCGAGGCTACGGCCGGAGCGATCTCCTTTTCCCAATATGGAACGGCGCGGGCCACCGTGTCCTTGAGGCTTTCGCAGCGGGGCATTTCATCGTCGGTGAGGTCGGCATAGCGGCGGTCGTGGCCGGGGTGGCGTTCATCGTCCGGCTCCAGCGCCGGCGGCGGGGTATCATAGGAGCGCCGCCAGGCGAACACCTGGTCTTCCCCGTACTTTTCGCGCATCTCGGCTTTGTTCAGACCCTGCAGAGCGCCGTAATGGCGTTCGTTGAGCCGCCAGTGCTTGATGACGGGCAGCCACATGCGGTCCATACTGTCCAACACTATGTCCAGCGTTCGGATGGCCCGCTTGAGCACCGAGGTGTAACAGACATCGAAATCGTACCCGCCGTCGGCAAGGAGTCTCGCCCCCTCTTCCGCCTCCTGGATGCCCAGGGGGGTCAGGTCCACATCGGTCCAGCCGGTGAAGCGGTTTTCCATGTTCCAGGTGGACTGGCCGTGTCGAAGCAGGACGAGTGTGTACATGGGGAGAAACTCCTTGCGTTTGGCGTAATGTATCACATGTTGTCGTCGAGCATGCGGATCGCGCAGAACTTGCCGCACATGGCGCATTCTTTCTCGGTCTTGTGCTCTTCGCGGCGGTGCTCGACCATGAGCGGATCCAGCGATGCCGCTGCGAGGCGATCCCACTCCAGGGACTTGCGCGCCTCGGAAATTTCACGGTCGCGGGCCACGGCCTCGGGGCGGCCCAGGGCCACCTCGGCAGCCTGCGCGGCGATGCGCGAGGCGATGACCCCGGCGCGGACGTCGGCGGCGTCCGGCAACGTGAGATGCTCGGCCGGAGTTACATAGCACAAAAAGTCGGCGCCGGACATGGCCGCAATGGATCCGCCGATGGCTCCGGTGATGTGGTCATACCCAGGGGCGGAGTCCGTGACCAGCGGGCCGAGGACATAGAGCGGAGCGTTGTCCACAAGGCGCTTCATGGTGGCGATGTGCTCGGCCACGAGGTTCATGGGCACGTGGCCGGGCCCCTCGATCATCACCTGGCAGCCGGCTTCACGGCCCTGGCGGCCGGCATCGGCCAGCACGATGACCTCCTCCCACTGCGCGGCGTCGCCGGCGTCTGCTCCGGCGCCGGGACGCATGCCGTCGCCCAGGCTGAGGGTCACGTTGTGCTCGCGGCAAATCTCCAGCACCTCGCCCCAGTGGGTCAGCAGGGGGTTCTCCTCCTTGCGGCGGGCCATCCAGCGCGCGGTGATAGAGCCGCCGCGTGAGACGATGCCGAGCACCCGGCCTGCGCTCTCGGCCAACTCGACGGCGCGGCGAGTCACGCCCACATGCAGGGTCATGAAGTCCACGCCCTGTCTGGCCTGGGACTCGATCTCCTCAAGGAACTCCCGAGGCTCGAAGTCCGTAGGGTCGCAATCGGCGTCCGTGCGCTTCTTGGCCAGGGCGTAAAGCGGCACCGTGCCCAGGGGCAGGGGGCTTTGCCGCAGCATGCCCAGTCGGATGCCGTCCAGGTCGCCGGCTGTGGACAGATCCATGACGGTGTGCGCGCCGGCGTCCTCGGCCGAAGCGAGTTTTCGCATCTCGCGTTCGGCATCGTTCAGCAAGGG contains these protein-coding regions:
- a CDS encoding mechanosensitive ion channel family protein — translated: MDETLFEPAFIWEQIDKTLRAIWEDFLNYLPFIAAGLLVLLVVWILERIIIRMVSRSLARSSMRGSLKQLIERMLSAGLWGVGLLLTAMVVFPGLTPTRALGALGVVSIAVGFAFRDIFENFFAGFLILWKFPFEQGDFIECQGITGKVEDVTVRMTIIRTVDDEIVVMPNASLFKNPVNVLTYDRSRRVVLMTGVAYGEDVANAVQVIQEALKDCKTIDPVKPVHVFPHGFGSSSIDIEVAWWTNSTPLEVRRSRGEVVTAIKSALDRAGVEIPFPYRTHTFKEPLRIVKESEED
- the gpmA gene encoding 2,3-diphosphoglycerate-dependent phosphoglycerate mutase, which gives rise to MYTLVLLRHGQSTWNMENRFTGWTDVDLTPLGIQEAEEGARLLADGGYDFDVCYTSVLKRAIRTLDIVLDSMDRMWLPVIKHWRLNERHYGALQGLNKAEMREKYGEDQVFAWRRSYDTPPPALEPDDERHPGHDRRYADLTDDEMPRCESLKDTVARAVPYWEKEIAPAVASGRRVLVSAHGNSLRALVKYLDNMGDEEISQLNIPTGVPLIYKLDAKLKPIESFYLGNPDEIAARAKAVAEQATQK
- the thiC gene encoding phosphomethylpyrimidine synthase ThiC, producing MSLISKNSALGALLEASSEAVSALEGLNPDTIRRGIETGTMVLLGNPNHSNVRPTLVGRPATIKVNANIGTSPLLNDAEREMRKLASAEDAGAHTVMDLSTAGDLDGIRLGMLRQSPLPLGTVPLYALAKKRTDADCDPTDFEPREFLEEIESQARQGVDFMTLHVGVTRRAVELAESAGRVLGIVSRGGSITARWMARRKEENPLLTHWGEVLEICREHNVTLSLGDGMRPGAGADAGDAAQWEEVIVLADAGRQGREAGCQVMIEGPGHVPMNLVAEHIATMKRLVDNAPLYVLGPLVTDSAPGYDHITGAIGGSIAAMSGADFLCYVTPAEHLTLPDAADVRAGVIASRIAAQAAEVALGRPEAVARDREISEARKSLEWDRLAAASLDPLMVEHRREEHKTEKECAMCGKFCAIRMLDDNM